The following nucleotide sequence is from Deltaproteobacteria bacterium.
TTCACGATCGACGTCGCGCCCTTCACGCAGAAGGCGCAGCACGGCCGGTTCGTTAACGACCTCGGCAAGCCGATGTCGTTCGTCAACCTGAGCGGCCACATGCACAAGCGCGGGCTCCGGTTCACGGCCTGGCGGTCGAACGGCGCGAAGCTCTACGAGAACTTCGACTGGGCGCACCCGCTCGTCGTCCTCTACGACCCGCCTCTCGTGCTCGCGCCCGGCGACTGGATCGACTACGAATGCCTGCACGACAACGGCGTGACGCGCCCCGTGAAGCTCGACGCCTTCGGCAAGCCCACGCACCTCCGGTTCGGCGTCACCACCGACGACGAGATGTGCATCCTGCCGGGGGTGTACTACACGGACTGAGGCGTCGCGCGCCCGCGCGACTCTGCTTCGAGCGATCGCTCCGTTCGCCTCACGCCGAGCTGCGTGATGAGGAGCGCCGCGCCCGTCATCGCCACGCCCTTCAAGAAGAAGGACGTCTGGATCCGCTGCATCTGCTCGTCCGGCGCGGTGAGCATGGCGACGCCGTGCACCGTGATCGTCACGGGGACGAGGAAGACGACGATCAGCCACGCTCCGAGACACGGGTAACGATTCGTCGCGATCAAGGTCGCGCCCACGAGCTCGACGACGGCGGAGGTCATCACCCAGAACGTGCGGAACGGAATGGCGGCAGGCATCAGGGCCACGAACCTGTTCAGATCCGTGAAATGGGCGACGCCGGAGAGGAAGAAGATGAGCGCGAACATCACCCGCCCGGCGATGGCGATCGCCGGGTGGAGCACGACGACGTCGTTCCGTTCCATTGAATCAGGCCGCTACAACGACGACTGACATGAAGCAATGGAGCGCGCCCCAAACGCGGGCGCGCCGGGCGACGAGCCCGGCGCGCCGGTATCCTCAGAGCGACAGCGTCCCGGTCCGGATCAGATACGCGAGCCGCGCTCGCTGCTCGGGCTTGAGGACCGCGTGGATGCGGCCGAGCGACTGGATGAGCACGTCGCGGAGCCGCTCGGCGCTCCGCACGCGGAGCGTCGCT
It contains:
- a CDS encoding DoxX family protein; protein product: MERNDVVVLHPAIAIAGRVMFALIFFLSGVAHFTDLNRFVALMPAAIPFRTFWVMTSAVVELVGATLIATNRYPCLGAWLIVVFLVPVTITVHGVAMLTAPDEQMQRIQTSFFLKGVAMTGAALLITQLGVRRTERSLEAESRGRATPQSV